Proteins from a genomic interval of Oceanispirochaeta crateris:
- a CDS encoding phosphoenolpyruvate carboxykinase (GTP), with amino-acid sequence MSKYTNLLKSKMTDKSFAKLEALKNDKVMDFVGSFAEHCNPKTIYVCDDSKEDEEYIKAAALKNGEEHPMANSEQTIHWDGYGDQARDKVNTRYMVYPENLDKMKAMNSLPYDEAKEEIMGIAKNIMAGKEAYVKFFTEGPAESPFTIPCIQFTDSSYVTHSESILYRPGYKHFLNNPGSEDFFRFIHSAGELDERGCTKNLDKRRIYMDTQNNIVYSMNDQYAGNSIGLKKHAMRLSISKAGQEGWLCEHMFLMACLGKGGRKTYFAGAYPSACGKTATAMIPGEQIVGDDIVYFRNIDGEFRGVNVEQGIFGIIKDVNAEDDPVIFENAMINQEVIFSNILQGPDKKPYWLGQGVEPPKSGLNHIGEWTEGMKDDKGNVVPVAHPNSRYTMRLDYLANFDKEGFEAKDGVKISGILYGGRDSDTSVPVEESATWKEGILLKACTLESETTAATLGAEGVRAASPMANMDFVSYPLGEYTLNNIKFGESVKDCPKIYSTNYFMRGPKGEFMTSKLAKKVWLHWAEGRFYGEYEALDTPSGKIPKYEDLQALFDEFLPNEGFNKEKYTYLFTFRCTKLIEKLERTKKFFASKDSNVPAELNKFWDDTIAKYKAVREKYGDEIKPGDFKG; translated from the coding sequence ATGTCCAAGTATACAAACCTTCTAAAAAGCAAAATGACAGACAAGAGCTTTGCTAAACTGGAGGCTCTCAAGAATGACAAAGTCATGGATTTCGTAGGCAGCTTTGCCGAACATTGTAATCCTAAGACCATCTATGTTTGTGATGACAGCAAAGAAGACGAAGAGTACATAAAGGCTGCCGCCCTTAAAAACGGTGAAGAACATCCCATGGCAAATTCAGAGCAGACCATTCACTGGGATGGTTACGGCGATCAGGCCCGGGACAAGGTAAATACCCGTTACATGGTATACCCTGAAAATCTGGACAAGATGAAAGCCATGAACTCTCTTCCCTATGATGAGGCAAAAGAAGAGATTATGGGCATTGCCAAAAACATCATGGCCGGCAAGGAAGCCTACGTAAAATTCTTCACCGAAGGTCCTGCAGAAAGCCCCTTCACCATCCCCTGTATCCAGTTTACAGACTCTTCCTATGTAACCCACTCCGAATCCATACTGTACAGACCCGGGTACAAACATTTCCTCAACAATCCTGGTAGTGAGGATTTCTTCCGTTTCATTCACTCCGCAGGAGAGCTTGACGAAAGAGGTTGTACAAAAAATCTCGATAAAAGAAGAATCTACATGGATACACAGAACAATATTGTTTACTCCATGAATGACCAGTATGCGGGAAACTCCATTGGTCTTAAAAAACACGCCATGAGACTTTCCATTAGTAAGGCCGGCCAGGAAGGATGGCTCTGTGAGCATATGTTCCTTATGGCATGTCTTGGTAAGGGTGGAAGAAAAACCTACTTTGCCGGTGCTTACCCCTCGGCCTGTGGTAAAACAGCAACAGCAATGATTCCCGGAGAACAGATTGTTGGAGACGACATTGTGTACTTCAGAAACATTGACGGCGAATTCCGCGGCGTGAATGTAGAACAGGGTATTTTTGGTATCATCAAAGACGTTAATGCCGAAGACGATCCTGTAATTTTCGAAAACGCCATGATAAATCAGGAAGTTATTTTCTCCAATATTCTTCAGGGTCCCGACAAAAAACCATATTGGCTCGGCCAGGGTGTTGAACCCCCTAAAAGCGGTCTGAACCATATTGGTGAATGGACTGAAGGAATGAAAGACGATAAGGGTAATGTAGTTCCAGTTGCTCACCCCAACTCACGCTATACCATGAGACTGGACTACCTTGCCAACTTTGATAAAGAAGGATTTGAAGCAAAAGACGGTGTAAAAATTTCGGGTATCCTCTATGGAGGACGTGACAGCGATACATCTGTGCCTGTAGAAGAATCTGCCACATGGAAAGAAGGAATTCTTCTTAAGGCCTGTACCCTCGAATCTGAAACTACCGCAGCCACCCTTGGTGCAGAAGGTGTGAGAGCGGCTTCTCCCATGGCAAATATGGACTTTGTATCCTACCCTCTTGGTGAATACACACTGAACAACATCAAGTTTGGAGAATCCGTAAAAGACTGCCCCAAGATCTACTCCACAAACTACTTCATGAGAGGACCCAAGGGTGAGTTCATGACCAGCAAGCTTGCCAAAAAAGTATGGCTTCACTGGGCAGAAGGTAGATTTTACGGTGAATATGAAGCCCTGGATACACCTTCAGGTAAGATTCCCAAGTATGAAGATCTGCAGGCTCTCTTTGACGAGTTCCTTCCCAACGAAGGTTTCAACAAAGAAAAATATACCTACCTGTTTACCTTCCGCTGTACCAAGCTGATTGAAAAACTGGAAAGAACCAAAAAATTCTTCGCCAGCAAAGACAGCAATGTACCGGCAGAGCTGAACAAATTCTGGGATGATACCATTGCAAAATACAAGGCTGTACGGGAAAAGTACGGTGATGAAATCAAACCGGGAGACTTCAAAGGCTAA
- a CDS encoding FKBP-type peptidyl-prolyl cis-trans isomerase, which produces MKINGKCVVSMDYKLRNEAGEILDASGTGDPLVFLHGVGALVPGLEKELNGKTSGDTLRVKVSPAEGYGEHMPQLIQKLPKESFQGVDDIEVGMEFQASSEDGHVMVVRVDSIDGDEITINGNHPLAGMTLDFEVGITDVREATAEELEHGHVHGAHGHH; this is translated from the coding sequence ATGAAAATAAATGGAAAATGTGTCGTATCCATGGACTACAAACTCAGAAACGAAGCAGGAGAGATCCTGGATGCTTCAGGGACAGGAGATCCTCTGGTCTTTCTCCATGGTGTGGGAGCCCTCGTTCCCGGTCTCGAAAAAGAACTCAATGGAAAAACCTCCGGCGACACGCTGAGAGTAAAAGTATCTCCCGCCGAAGGCTATGGTGAGCATATGCCCCAGCTTATTCAAAAGCTGCCAAAAGAATCATTCCAGGGTGTGGATGACATTGAAGTGGGTATGGAATTTCAAGCCAGTAGTGAAGATGGCCATGTCATGGTAGTCCGGGTCGACAGTATTGATGGAGATGAGATCACAATCAATGGAAACCATCCTCTGGCAGGAATGACCCTTGATTTTGAAGTGGGCATCACAGATGTGAGAGAAGCCACAGCAGAAGAACTTGAACACGGTCATGTACATGGTGCACACGGTCACCACTAA